The segment TGAAGCTTGCTTCGGTTAGCGGCAGCCACTTGCCATCTGTTGTATGCAGCCAGCCGCCACCAAAGCGCGCAAGCCGCGGTAAGTTGCCGTTGTCACCGCCAAAGTCCTCATCGAAAGAGTACAGACCGCGCAGCCAGTGGCCATCATGTGGCGCGCTGAATCGGGCGATCAACCGCCATTGCCCGGGATCCGGAAACCAGAACCAGGCGGTATAAATCGTGCTATCGCCCTCAACCTTTGCCGTAACCGCCAATCGGTAGGTCTTTCCGGCCAGCCACGGAAACACGAGGTGACTGTGACCGCCCGTACCTTCATTACCGAAGCTGCCGGCATACACGCCATCACCCTTTGCCAACAGTGTAACGCGGTTTGACTGTGCCACCTTGCTGCGGCTTACGGCCTCATTACCCGCATCCCACACCGAGAAGATAATGCGCCGTTCGGTTGGACTGTTCACCTGAATGCCAAAGTAGCCGCGGTCGAATCCGCAGGCCATGTAATAGGTCCATAACGGATCGGCAACCGGCGTCACCTCGTTGTAGAAAAGGTCAACGCCGGCGCCGGCCGGAGTTGGATAGAAGAGGTGAACCGAGGCGCTGTTCCGCCGCTCAGCGGTGTTGAAGTGCGCGCCATCCGAGGCGTCACCGGATATCGTCAGGCTGCC is part of the Armatimonadota bacterium genome and harbors:
- a CDS encoding DUF3472 domain-containing protein — protein: MVHQKPELTIPAYTAYSVPNPLGLQISADGVTGWRDGSNHVVWYGHFENTGRLHVQISVALAVGSSATLQVQCLHRKSQNTVTGRGIAAPVNADFGEFQITRPGYVPIVLSGLAKSGPSFGRIGSLTISGDASDGAHFNTAERRNSASVHLFYPTPAGAGVDLFYNEVTPVADPLWTYYMACGFDRGYFGIQVNSPTERRIIFSVWDAGNEAVSRSKVAQSNRVTLLAKGDGVYAGSFGNEGTGGHSHLVFPWLAGKTYRLAVTAKVEGDSTIYTAWFWFPDPGQWRLIARFSAPHDGHWLRGLYSFDEDFGGDNGNLPRLARFGGGWLHTTDGKWLPLTEASFSHDGTGKTERKDYGGGVSGNRFYLATGGFIKRPPVHYGEPFSVRARRYPPSDLAGLLPR